The region GCTTGAGTGGCGAGCCAGAGGTGTAACCACTACCACTGCAGGTAAAGGGTTACTATCAAGATAAGATAATGCTTCACCAAAACCTGATAAACGTTGGAATTCTTCTAGCGCTTGCTCACGACTTATATAATGAACAACATCCACTTCGGCATAAACTTTTATACGGGTCATTAAACTTTGAATCGATTGCTCGCTACGCCCTTCATTAATGAACAGCGAAATCTCTGCCGCGTTATTCCAGGATTGGGTAATATTTTCAGCATTTTTAACGAGTACTTGTAAAGCAGCTGGCAAACTCAAGCTCACCCCAAGTACTGCCATGGTCATGACAGAAGAAACAGGGTTACGCCAAAGCTCACCAATACTGGCCATAGCTTGTTGAATATGGCGCACAAAGAACATCACCACGCGACCAGTAAAAGGCAGTTTACTTGCGGTAATTTTAACTTTTTTGGTCATTATGCTTGTCCTTCAGTGGTAGCAGAATAAAGCTCTTCACTGCCAAGCATTTTTCCGTGGCGCAAGGTCAAGGTGCGGTACTTCATCCGTGCAATGAGTCCCAAATCATGGGTTGCGATGAGTACGCTAGTACCAGAGTCATGGAAGGTTTCGAATAATCTGAGGATATCCATCGATAACTTAGGATCTAAGTTACCCGTTGGTTCGTCGGCAAGTAATAGCGGCGGTTTATTCACAATCGCGCGGGCTATACCGACTCGTTGCTGCTCACCACCAGATAACATGATTGGCAAATGACGTTCTTTGCCATATAAACCCACCATGTCTAATGCACCTGCAACGCGTTTACGAATTTCACCGTGAGAAAAACCTTCAATCACTAATGGCAGCGCAATATTATCAAATACGCTCTTATCCATCAGTAGATGATGATTCTGGAAAATCATGCCGATATTACGACGTAGATATGGCACATGTTTCTTGCCTAATTTGGCAATATCATGACCATTAATCGACACTTTACCGGCACTGGCTCTTTCGATAACGGTGATCAATTTGAGCAAGGTACTTTTACCTGCGCCAGAATGTCCGGTTAAAAAGGCCATTTCCCCTTGTTGCAGGTGAAAATTAACTTCAGAGAGTGCTTTTTGGCCACCCGGATAAATTTTACTGACTTGCTCAAACTGGATCATAAATGACTATTCTGCCTTTTCCTGACTAAATAATGCTTCAATAAAATCGCTAGAATTAAAGGTGCGTAAGTCATCTATTTGCTCACCGACACCTATGTGACGAATGGGAATATTAAACTTATCTGCAATAGCGAAAATTACACCACCTTTAGCAGTACCATCTAACTTACTGATAGTAATACCTGTTACGCCAACAGCTTCTTGGAATAATTGCGCTTGGCTAATCGCATTTTGCCCTGTACTAGCATCTAGCGTTAGCATGACTTCATGTGGTGTATTAGGGTCTAATTTTTTCATGACGCGAACAACTTTTTTCAGTTCTTCCATCAAGTGACTCTTATTCTGTAAACGACCTGCGGTATCTGCAATCAATACATCAACATTACGCGCTTTGGCAGCTTGTAATGCATCAAATAATACTGATGCACTATCGGCACCCGTATGCTGAGCAATCACAGGGATATTATTACGTTGGCCCCAAACCTGTAACTGTTCAACCGCTGCTGCACGGAATGTGTCACCAGCTGCTAACATGACAGATTTACCTTGTTCTTCATACTGTTTTGCTAATTTACCAATGGTGGTCGTTTTACCCACACCATTAACACCTACCATTAGAATAACAAAAGGGCCGTCAGCATTTTCTGGAACAAGTGGGATTGCCACAGGGTCGAGAATTTTTTGCATCTCATCACGTAATAAATCATAAAGTGCTTCTGCATCTTTTAGCTGTCTGCGTGATGCTTGTGCAGTTAAGCTTTCAATAAGTCGAGTGGTCGTTTCAACGCCCACATCGGCAATCAATAACTGTTCTTCCAACTCTTCGAATAAGTCATCATCAATTTTCTTACCGCGGAAGATACCCATAAATCCGCTACCAATGTTTTCACTGGTACGAACCAATCCACGCTTTAAGCGAGCAAATAAACCTTCTTTTACGGGTTTAGCTTGAGGTTCATCAATT is a window of Shewanella donghaensis DNA encoding:
- the ftsE gene encoding cell division ATP-binding protein FtsE, with translation MIQFEQVSKIYPGGQKALSEVNFHLQQGEMAFLTGHSGAGKSTLLKLITVIERASAGKVSINGHDIAKLGKKHVPYLRRNIGMIFQNHHLLMDKSVFDNIALPLVIEGFSHGEIRKRVAGALDMVGLYGKERHLPIMLSGGEQQRVGIARAIVNKPPLLLADEPTGNLDPKLSMDILRLFETFHDSGTSVLIATHDLGLIARMKYRTLTLRHGKMLGSEELYSATTEGQA
- the ftsY gene encoding signal recognition particle-docking protein FtsY produces the protein MAKKGFFSWFRKDKTKEQEQVTTDNAQRQADANQPDEQLEQQQAAEALALEQANTVKEAEALAEQERVAAELAEQERVAAELAEQERVAAELAEQERVAAELAEQERAAAELAEQQRVAAELAEQERVASELAEQQRVAAELAEQECAAEELAEQAQLEKESEQEQVQIDEPQAKPVKEGLFARLKRGLVRTSENIGSGFMGIFRGKKIDDDLFEELEEQLLIADVGVETTTRLIESLTAQASRRQLKDAEALYDLLRDEMQKILDPVAIPLVPENADGPFVILMVGVNGVGKTTTIGKLAKQYEEQGKSVMLAAGDTFRAAAVEQLQVWGQRNNIPVIAQHTGADSASVLFDALQAAKARNVDVLIADTAGRLQNKSHLMEELKKVVRVMKKLDPNTPHEVMLTLDASTGQNAISQAQLFQEAVGVTGITISKLDGTAKGGVIFAIADKFNIPIRHIGVGEQIDDLRTFNSSDFIEALFSQEKAE